One Pseudomonas sp. HOU2 genomic window carries:
- a CDS encoding Mpo1-like protein, translating to MKSLVDHLSQYAAYHRDPRNIASHFIGIPLIVVAVAVLLSRPEWTLGGVWLSPAVLLALASAWFYLRLELRLGVLMTVLMGLSVWAGHALAQQSTMVWLGSGLAMFVIGWVIQFVGHHYEGRKPAFVDDVSGLIVGPLFVVAEVAFMLGMRHELKAQIEARAGVVRVNPNRKAAA from the coding sequence ATGAAAAGCCTCGTCGATCATTTGAGTCAATACGCCGCCTACCACCGCGACCCGCGCAACATCGCCAGCCACTTTATCGGCATTCCGCTGATTGTGGTGGCGGTGGCGGTTTTGTTGTCGCGGCCAGAATGGACGCTGGGCGGCGTGTGGCTATCGCCGGCGGTGCTGCTGGCGCTGGCCTCGGCGTGGTTCTACCTGCGCCTGGAACTGAGGCTCGGCGTGCTGATGACGGTGCTGATGGGCCTGTCGGTCTGGGCCGGGCATGCGCTGGCGCAGCAGAGCACCATGGTCTGGCTCGGCAGCGGGCTGGCGATGTTCGTGATCGGCTGGGTGATCCAGTTTGTCGGGCACCACTACGAGGGGCGCAAACCGGCGTTTGTCGATGATGTCAGCGGGTTGATCGTCGGGCCGTTGTTTGTGGTGGCCGAAGTGGCGTTCATGCTCGGCATGCGGCATGAGTTGAAAGCGCAGATCGAGGCGCGGGCGGGGGTGGTGCGGGTCAATCCGAATCGCAAAGCAGCGGCTTAG
- a CDS encoding Crp/Fnr family transcriptional regulator, whose protein sequence is MDKRSRLLTGQWFSHLPASFQDSLLAAARERRLTAGQRLFQRGDAPCGLYAVLDGAIRIGAVSEQGKEALLSLVEAPHWFGEICLFDGQPRTHDAYAVGPCTLLNIPQATLLKILDEQPVYWRHLALLMSQKLRLTFINLEQLSLLPAPARLAHRLLMIAEGYGELDPPRRVLQLPQEQLASMLSLSRQTTNQILKDLQGQGIIGLGYGEIEILDAERLRALATL, encoded by the coding sequence ATGGATAAGCGTTCACGGCTGCTGACCGGGCAATGGTTCAGTCATCTGCCGGCATCCTTTCAGGATAGTCTGCTGGCGGCGGCTCGGGAGCGGCGGCTGACGGCGGGGCAGCGGTTGTTTCAGCGTGGCGATGCGCCGTGCGGGTTGTACGCGGTGCTCGACGGGGCGATCCGGATCGGGGCGGTGAGCGAGCAGGGCAAGGAGGCGCTGCTGAGCCTGGTGGAGGCGCCGCACTGGTTCGGCGAAATCTGCCTGTTCGACGGCCAGCCACGCACTCACGATGCTTATGCGGTCGGGCCGTGCACCCTGCTGAATATCCCGCAGGCCACGCTGCTGAAAATCCTCGATGAGCAGCCGGTGTACTGGCGGCATCTGGCATTGCTGATGAGCCAGAAATTGCGCCTGACCTTCATCAACCTCGAACAGCTCAGTCTGCTACCGGCCCCGGCGCGTCTGGCCCATCGTTTGTTGATGATCGCCGAAGGCTACGGCGAACTCGACCCGCCGCGCCGTGTGCTGCAACTGCCGCAAGAGCAGTTGGCGTCGATGCTGTCGCTGTCACGCCAGACCACCAACCAGATCCTCAAGGATCTGCAAGGTCAGGGGATTATCGGGCTGGGGTATGGCGAAATCGAGATTCTCGATGCCGAGCGGCTGCGTGCCCTTGCCACGCTCTGA
- the uraH gene encoding hydroxyisourate hydrolase, translating into MPSLRMTLTTLGLSALSSLALAAGNPLSVHVLNLENGLPSPGINVTLEKHVGQNWQLLAQGTTNEQGRIAELFPAKQPFEAGEYRVVFKTGEYFEKNKRDTFFPEIPVIFQVKQTDQHYHIPLLLSPYGFSTYRGS; encoded by the coding sequence ATGCCTAGCCTGCGCATGACCCTCACCACACTCGGCCTGAGTGCCCTCTCCAGCCTGGCACTGGCCGCCGGCAACCCGCTGAGCGTGCATGTGCTCAACCTGGAAAACGGCCTGCCGTCACCCGGAATCAACGTGACCCTGGAAAAACACGTCGGCCAGAACTGGCAGCTACTGGCCCAGGGCACCACCAACGAACAGGGGCGCATCGCCGAACTGTTCCCGGCCAAACAGCCTTTCGAGGCAGGTGAATACCGGGTGGTGTTCAAGACCGGCGAGTATTTCGAGAAGAACAAGCGCGACACGTTTTTCCCGGAGATTCCGGTGATTTTCCAAGTGAAGCAGACGGACCAGCACTACCACATCCCGTTGCTGCTCAGCCCTTACGGCTTCTCGACCTATCGCGGCTCCTGA
- a CDS encoding heme-binding protein yields the protein MTVKCLAASLALGLSASAFASAELPRHADLDLKTARLLADTALSNCTATVSVLDRGGNLLVTLRGDGIGPHNTAASQRKAYTALSTKTPTRLFAERARSNPETANLNTLDELLLLGGGIPLFAADELVGAMGVAGSGGGEQDENCAIKAAEKAGLTLTRSQ from the coding sequence ATGACCGTCAAATGCCTTGCAGCCAGCCTTGCCCTCGGCCTCAGCGCCAGCGCTTTCGCCAGCGCCGAGCTGCCACGCCACGCTGACCTCGATCTGAAAACCGCACGCCTGCTGGCCGACACCGCGTTGAGCAATTGCACCGCCACGGTGTCGGTGCTCGACCGTGGCGGTAATCTGCTGGTGACCCTGCGCGGCGATGGCATCGGCCCGCACAACACCGCTGCCAGCCAGCGCAAGGCCTACACCGCGCTGTCGACGAAAACCCCGACCCGGCTGTTCGCCGAGCGCGCCCGCAGCAACCCGGAAACCGCCAACCTCAACACCCTCGATGAGTTGCTGTTGCTCGGCGGCGGGATTCCGTTGTTCGCCGCTGATGAACTGGTCGGCGCCATGGGCGTGGCCGGATCCGGCGGCGGCGAGCAGGACGAAAACTGTGCCATCAAAGCCGCCGAAAAGGCCGGCCTGACCCTCACCCGTTCCCAGTAA
- a CDS encoding heavy metal response regulator transcription factor — translation MRLLVVEDEAKTANFLAKGLGESGFAVDVALNGLDGRYFIEQQEYDLIILDVMLPGLNGWQLLQLIRQRGATPVLFLTAKDAIEDRVRGLELGADDYLLKPFAFAELLARVRTLLRRGPLREAESYSIADLEIDVLRRRVSRGGQRIALTNKEFALLQLLASRQGEVLSRTLIASQVWNLNFDSDTNMVEVAVRRLRAKVDDPYMPKLIHTVRGVGYQLEAPDNAV, via the coding sequence ATGCGTTTGCTGGTCGTAGAAGATGAAGCCAAAACCGCGAATTTCCTGGCCAAGGGCCTGGGCGAGTCGGGTTTTGCCGTGGACGTGGCGCTCAATGGCCTCGATGGGCGCTATTTCATCGAGCAGCAGGAATACGACCTGATCATCCTTGATGTGATGCTGCCGGGCCTCAATGGCTGGCAACTGCTGCAATTGATCCGCCAGCGCGGCGCTACGCCGGTGCTGTTCCTGACCGCCAAGGATGCCATCGAAGACCGCGTGCGCGGCCTCGAACTGGGCGCCGATGATTACTTGCTCAAACCCTTCGCCTTTGCCGAATTGCTCGCGCGGGTGCGCACGCTGTTGCGGCGTGGGCCGCTGCGCGAGGCCGAGTCCTACAGCATCGCCGACCTCGAGATTGACGTGCTGCGGCGTCGGGTCAGTCGCGGCGGTCAGCGCATTGCCCTGACCAACAAGGAATTTGCCCTGCTGCAATTGCTCGCCAGCCGTCAGGGCGAAGTGCTGTCGCGCACGCTGATCGCCTCGCAGGTGTGGAACCTCAATTTCGACAGCGATACCAACATGGTCGAAGTCGCGGTGCGTCGCCTGCGGGCCAAGGTCGATGATCCGTACATGCCGAAACTGATCCACACCGTGCGCGGGGTCGGTTATCAACTGGAGGCGCCCGACAATGCGGTCTAG
- a CDS encoding heavy metal sensor histidine kinase has protein sequence MRSRSIAWRLALAFAVVCALVLSAIGVFLYRSLASEIAYRDDLALLGRLEQVRALLADSDSLDALQARPRLYQNMLGNLDSLLLVRRADGSNVIAINPHQRELPPLKAIAREQMPQRRDVLTWQAPDGAELALLSGDAQGPNGEPLTVIAGKVLTERDQMLASYRLRLYLAVGLGALLAFALGLVLLRRGLQPLRQLSEAVRGIDLRSLDQRLPASGTPAELLEPVQALNGMLARLDDSVQRLSQFSADLAHEIRTPLHTLLASNGQALNHPRSTVEYQELLASNMEEFERLKRMAENLMFLARAEQAERALDLRTLELHEVGNELCDYFEALADDRNIRLGNALHGELLADQQLLQRALGNLLANAVRHADEGTLISLRRHDEPGVCWLQVHNHGPVIAPEHLGKLFDRFYRVDPSRAQPGDSGGLGLAIVQSILLLHGGQVRVSSNASGTVFELGFVLSQ, from the coding sequence ATGCGGTCTAGGTCGATCGCCTGGCGTCTGGCGCTGGCGTTCGCCGTGGTCTGCGCGTTGGTGCTCAGTGCGATTGGCGTGTTCCTTTATCGGTCGCTGGCATCGGAGATCGCTTACCGCGATGACCTGGCCCTGCTCGGTCGACTCGAGCAGGTGCGCGCGTTACTTGCTGACAGCGACAGCCTCGACGCCTTGCAGGCGCGTCCACGCCTGTACCAGAACATGCTCGGCAATCTCGACAGCCTGCTGCTGGTGCGCCGCGCCGATGGCTCGAATGTGATCGCGATCAATCCGCATCAGCGTGAGCTGCCGCCTTTGAAAGCCATCGCGCGCGAGCAAATGCCACAGCGCCGCGATGTACTGACCTGGCAGGCGCCGGACGGTGCCGAGCTGGCGCTGCTGTCCGGTGACGCCCAAGGGCCGAACGGCGAACCGCTGACGGTGATCGCCGGCAAGGTGCTGACCGAACGTGATCAGATGCTCGCCAGTTATCGCTTGCGCCTGTATCTGGCGGTCGGGCTTGGAGCGTTGCTAGCGTTCGCGCTGGGCCTGGTTCTGCTGCGCCGGGGGCTGCAACCGTTGCGGCAATTGAGCGAAGCGGTGCGCGGTATTGATCTGCGCAGCCTTGATCAACGTCTGCCCGCCAGCGGCACCCCGGCAGAGCTGCTCGAACCGGTGCAAGCGCTGAACGGCATGCTCGCGCGGCTGGACGACAGCGTGCAGCGGCTGTCGCAGTTTTCTGCCGATCTGGCTCACGAGATCCGCACCCCGCTGCACACCTTGCTCGCCAGCAACGGCCAGGCGCTGAATCACCCGCGCAGCACGGTGGAGTATCAGGAATTGCTGGCCTCGAACATGGAAGAGTTCGAACGCCTCAAACGCATGGCCGAGAACCTGATGTTCCTCGCCCGCGCCGAACAGGCCGAGCGGGCACTCGACTTGCGCACGCTGGAATTGCACGAGGTCGGCAATGAATTGTGCGATTACTTCGAAGCGCTGGCGGACGACCGCAATATCCGTCTGGGAAATGCGCTGCACGGCGAACTGCTGGCCGACCAGCAACTGCTGCAGCGCGCCCTCGGTAATCTGCTGGCCAACGCGGTGCGCCACGCCGATGAAGGCACGCTGATCAGCCTGCGCCGCCACGATGAGCCGGGCGTGTGCTGGCTGCAGGTACACAACCACGGCCCGGTGATCGCGCCAGAGCATCTGGGCAAACTGTTCGACCGCTTCTATCGCGTCGACCCTTCACGGGCACAGCCTGGAGATTCCGGTGGGCTGGGGCTGGCGATTGTGCAGTCGATCCTGCTGTTGCATGGCGGGCAGGTCAGGGTGAGCAGTAATGCGAGTGGCACAGTGTTTGAGTTGGGTTTTGTCCTGAGCCAATGA
- a CDS encoding helix-turn-helix transcriptional regulator — protein MEQIGEVIRSLRKARKLSQQALAQQYGMSRATISGIENNTVSEIGLRKVEAILNGFGYELVAVPRKSNRPTLDTLQKVNFHD, from the coding sequence ATGGAACAGATCGGCGAAGTGATCAGAAGCTTGCGCAAGGCGCGCAAACTCTCTCAGCAGGCACTGGCTCAACAATACGGCATGAGCCGCGCGACCATCTCGGGCATCGAAAACAACACGGTCTCTGAAATCGGCCTGCGCAAGGTTGAGGCGATACTCAACGGCTTCGGTTACGAGCTGGTTGCCGTTCCCCGCAAGTCCAATCGCCCAACCCTCGACACTCTGCAAAAAGTGAATTTCCATGACTGA